One region of Jonesiaceae bacterium BS-20 genomic DNA includes:
- a CDS encoding ATP-binding protein produces MVTNQFDPQDWYKSLHDAVIAESILNRIVSNAEIVQLAGPNMRRHATLNVERGDTD; encoded by the coding sequence GTGGTAACAAACCAGTTCGATCCCCAGGACTGGTATAAATCGCTGCACGACGCGGTGATTGCTGAATCCATCCTGAACAGGATCGTGTCGAACGCAGAGATCGTGCAACTAGCAGGCCCCAACATGCGCAGACACGCTACCCTGAACGTTGAGAGAGGTGACACCGACTAA
- a CDS encoding IS3 family transposase (programmed frameshift), with protein MSSRRKFSAEFKADAVELVISSGRPIVQVAEEIGVSDGSLGNWVRAWKKEHPDAGGDDRGPVEWAQYKALEAENAELKRENRIFGKSQRLLCREATVKDYFDFVAAQKAYFPVAWMCRKLGISRASYYRRLHPKPKTATQVRHEELETLVTTEFHDAKGMAGRDQLTLILGNKGVKISAGTVGSIMADHKLEAVRKRAWKKTTAPDPDARTEHIKNHMLDADGNRDFSSTVPGTRLCGDITYLRTGSGWLYLATVIDLANGKVIGWSMDSHMRRDLVIQALAMARDHGQLDPNGAIFHSDRGSQYTSSEFQKWCKNNKVTQSMGETGVAWDNAVAESFFSHFKTEMYHQRSFPNHLAARTAVMEYIEVWYNRKRPHARNNGIPPETALQNYQNHRQIKAA; from the exons ATGTCCAGTCGTCGTAAGTTTAGTGCGGAGTTTAAGGCAGATGCGGTTGAGTTGGTGATTTCTTCTGGCCGACCAATTGTTCAGGTTGCTGAGGAAATTGGTGTTAGTGATGGTTCGTTGGGGAATTGGGTCAGGGCTTGGAAAAAAGAGCATCCTGACGCTGGTGGTGATGACCGTGGGCCGGTTGAGTGGGCTCAGTACAAGGCCTTAGAAGCTGAGAATGCGGAACTGAAGAGGGAGA ATCGCATTTTTGGGAAAAGTCAGCGCCTTCTTTGCCGCGAAGCAACAGTAAAAGATTACTTCGATTTCGTCGCTGCTCAGAAGGCTTATTTCCCGGTTGCCTGGATGTGTCGCAAACTTGGTATCTCTCGGGCCTCATATTATCGGCGGCTTCACCCGAAGCCAAAGACTGCAACCCAGGTTCGTCATGAAGAGTTAGAGACCCTTGTGACTACGGAGTTCCATGATGCCAAGGGTATGGCGGGCCGCGATCAACTCACGTTGATATTAGGCAATAAAGGGGTCAAGATCAGTGCCGGCACAGTCGGTTCAATTATGGCTGATCACAAGCTTGAAGCAGTGCGGAAGCGGGCTTGGAAGAAGACCACGGCCCCTGATCCTGATGCCCGAACCGAGCATATTAAGAACCATATGCTTGACGCCGATGGCAATCGCGACTTCTCTTCAACGGTGCCCGGGACAAGGCTTTGTGGCGATATAACCTATCTTCGCACTGGGTCAGGGTGGTTGTATTTGGCCACCGTTATTGACCTAGCAAACGGCAAGGTAATTGGTTGGTCAATGGACAGCCATATGCGACGAGATCTTGTTATTCAAGCCCTAGCGATGGCCAGAGATCACGGACAGTTGGATCCCAATGGAGCCATATTTCACTCAGATCGTGGCTCACAATACACTTCGAGCGAATTTCAGAAATGGTGCAAAAACAACAAGGTCACTCAGTCCATGGGAGAGACGGGGGTGGCTTGGGACAATGCTGTGGCTGAATCATTCTTTTCGCATTTTAAGACTGAAATGTATCATCAACGGTCGTTCCCCAATCACCTCGCAGCTCGCACCGCGGTGATGGAATATATCGAAGTTTGGTACAACCGTAAACGGCCTCACGCCCGCAACAATGGGATACCACCAGAAACAGCGTTACAGAACTACCAAAACCACCGCCAGATCAAGGCAGCTTAA
- a CDS encoding group II intron maturase-specific domain-containing protein: MKDHIRKLTSRKWSVSMEYRIMKLNQYVRGWMGYFRLSSTPRKFSKLDQWFRRRMRQILWKQWKRPRTRVTQLRRLGIRPDLAYQWAMSSRAYWRIAASPVLTRALPNQYWTDQGLVLFRPAWDKFQTT, from the coding sequence ATGAAGGACCACATTCGGAAACTGACCTCTCGTAAGTGGAGTGTGTCGATGGAATACCGCATCATGAAACTGAACCAATATGTTCGAGGTTGGATGGGCTACTTCAGGTTGTCTTCGACACCAAGGAAGTTCTCCAAACTTGACCAGTGGTTTCGGCGTCGGATGCGGCAAATCCTGTGGAAGCAATGGAAACGTCCACGAACGCGAGTAACACAACTGCGTCGCCTAGGGATTCGACCAGATCTGGCGTATCAATGGGCAATGAGCAGTCGTGCGTACTGGCGTATCGCAGCATCTCCGGTGCTTACCCGAGCGTTACCAAACCAATACTGGACCGATCAAGGTCTGGTCCTCTTTCGCCCTGCATGGGACAAATTTCAAACGACCTAG
- a CDS encoding MMPL family transporter, producing the protein MFERIGKSVDRRPIMTIAIWLIVVALSGAFAIIGVNGESIFERLTTGEPAIPGSQSDRGMEILRENSTQGEAITLMVLGVGPDSQAMVKPMTDLTHKLAEVPGLESFHHPMLDFEGAQSEIGALFTAADGKGFLAIATLDHGLTEAQATAAHQTVVTEMRTAGQSIVSADSNAQATIGSNQLVIDEITAQIKSDLITGELLALPLALIIMVLVFGGFLAAAMPLAGAGASIVAGLGVILGMSYLLTIDASIINVATILGLGLSIDYGLLIVSRFREEITKATSADSNDRLAVRAALIKTLGTAGRTVAFSGLTVAISIAGLMLFTPDILRAIGAVGVVIVLLAVLTALFLVPALLRLTGTRLARPSVLDKIPGLRTVIRHTADVKSDEGVFSKLALQVQKHPVIVLVSCVLLLVFLALPAANLHMRNSGIELLPTSSSQRQFTATLGKEFPQTRGADIMVVTDASSAGSNSLAQQIGQVEGIDKVLSVAPVGDYHVIGATITDQDPAGPQAVSAVKEIRSLDTRHEVMVVGQAAGQIDFTEALMDRVWYVVGIIAAATFILLFLMTGSIVIPLKALLTNIISLGASMGILVWTFQEGHLTGLLNYTPTGGIETFVVALVLAFAFGLAMDYEVFLLSRIKELVDKGMDSEEAVRKGLQRSGRIITSAAAIIIVVFAGFVAGDLIIIKQVGFALAVAIFIDATVVRMLLVPATMTLLGKYNWWAPAPLAKVYNKFKIIH; encoded by the coding sequence GTGTTCGAACGCATAGGTAAATCCGTAGACCGCCGTCCCATCATGACGATTGCCATTTGGTTGATTGTCGTTGCCCTTTCCGGGGCGTTTGCCATCATCGGGGTGAACGGCGAGTCCATATTTGAGCGTCTCACCACGGGTGAGCCCGCCATACCCGGGTCTCAAAGCGACCGGGGCATGGAAATTCTGCGGGAAAATTCAACCCAGGGTGAAGCCATCACGCTCATGGTTCTGGGAGTTGGGCCGGATTCGCAGGCCATGGTCAAACCAATGACGGACCTGACCCATAAGTTAGCCGAGGTTCCGGGCCTCGAGAGTTTCCACCACCCCATGTTGGACTTTGAGGGTGCGCAATCCGAGATCGGCGCACTGTTCACCGCGGCCGACGGCAAGGGCTTCCTCGCTATTGCAACCCTCGATCATGGCTTGACCGAGGCGCAGGCAACCGCGGCCCACCAAACGGTTGTGACCGAGATGCGAACTGCGGGCCAATCGATCGTGAGTGCCGATTCAAACGCCCAAGCAACCATTGGCAGCAACCAGTTGGTTATCGATGAGATCACCGCCCAGATCAAGAGCGACCTCATCACCGGCGAGTTACTAGCGCTCCCACTCGCGCTGATTATTATGGTCCTGGTGTTTGGTGGCTTCCTTGCTGCCGCGATGCCGCTTGCCGGTGCCGGGGCGTCAATCGTTGCCGGGCTCGGGGTCATTCTGGGGATGTCCTACCTGCTGACCATCGACGCCAGCATCATCAACGTGGCAACCATCTTGGGCCTAGGGCTGTCAATTGATTACGGTCTGTTGATCGTCTCTCGGTTCCGCGAGGAGATTACCAAGGCCACCTCGGCCGATTCGAATGATCGTTTGGCGGTCCGTGCGGCTCTTATCAAGACCCTTGGCACCGCTGGGCGCACCGTAGCGTTCTCCGGTTTGACCGTGGCGATCTCGATTGCCGGCCTCATGCTATTCACCCCGGATATTTTACGCGCGATCGGCGCCGTGGGCGTGGTCATTGTCCTGTTGGCAGTCCTGACCGCGTTGTTCTTGGTCCCTGCCCTGCTGCGGCTCACTGGCACCCGGCTGGCGCGTCCTTCCGTGTTGGACAAGATTCCCGGTCTGCGCACCGTCATCCGCCACACCGCCGATGTGAAGTCAGATGAGGGCGTCTTTTCAAAGCTGGCCTTGCAGGTACAGAAGCATCCGGTAATCGTCCTTGTTTCTTGCGTCCTGCTCCTCGTTTTCTTGGCTCTTCCGGCGGCGAACCTGCACATGCGCAACTCCGGCATTGAGTTACTGCCCACGAGCTCTTCCCAGCGTCAGTTCACCGCCACGTTGGGCAAGGAATTCCCGCAGACTCGCGGGGCAGACATCATGGTTGTTACCGATGCTTCATCGGCCGGGTCGAACTCGCTTGCTCAGCAGATTGGCCAGGTCGAAGGCATTGACAAGGTCCTGAGCGTCGCACCGGTCGGTGATTATCACGTCATCGGTGCCACCATCACGGACCAGGACCCTGCGGGGCCCCAGGCCGTGTCAGCGGTCAAGGAGATTCGTAGTCTCGACACTCGCCACGAGGTGATGGTCGTGGGTCAGGCCGCCGGCCAAATAGACTTCACCGAGGCCCTCATGGACCGCGTCTGGTACGTGGTGGGCATCATTGCAGCGGCCACGTTTATCTTGCTATTTTTGATGACCGGTTCGATCGTCATTCCGCTGAAGGCGCTGCTGACCAATATCATCTCGTTGGGCGCCTCAATGGGAATCCTGGTGTGGACGTTCCAAGAAGGTCACCTCACGGGTTTGCTCAATTACACCCCGACGGGCGGCATTGAAACCTTCGTGGTTGCGCTCGTGCTCGCGTTCGCCTTTGGGTTGGCGATGGACTACGAGGTGTTCCTGCTGTCCCGCATCAAGGAGCTCGTAGACAAGGGTATGGACTCCGAGGAAGCCGTGCGCAAGGGACTGCAGCGCTCCGGCCGGATCATTACGTCGGCTGCCGCAATCATCATCGTAGTCTTTGCCGGGTTTGTTGCCGGCGACCTCATCATTATCAAGCAGGTTGGCTTTGCCCTGGCCGTTGCGATCTTCATTGACGCCACGGTCGTGCGCATGCTCCTGGTTCCCGCAACCATGACGCTCCTGGGCAAATACAACTGGTGGGCTCCGGCTCCCCTAGCCAAGGTCTACAACAAGTTCAAGATCATTCACTAG
- a CDS encoding replication-associated recombination protein A produces the protein MDLFDATNQAASGIPAVNASAPLAVRMRPQTLAEVAGQEHLLEQGSPLRRLVEPSDERSLRAAPGSVILWGPPGTGKTTLAYLIAQTSGRKFVELSAVTAGVKDVRLVIEDARRRLATGGLETVLFIDEVHRFSKTQQDALLPSVENRWVTLVAATTENPSFSVNSPLLSRSLLLTLRSLETKDVAAVVDRALTDDRGLANTVTLSDPAREHLLRLAGGDARKSLTILEAAAGAALDARQDEQIRSGKVVNIDLDTMQRAIDVAAVQYDRDGDQHYDVISAFIKSMRGSDVDAALHYLARMIVAGEDPRFIARRIIVHASEDVGMADPSALQTAIAAAQTVAMIGMPEGRFALAQAVVHIASAPKSNRSHDAINAAIADVQAGKIGQVPNHLRDSHYAGAKALGHGSGYKYAHDYDHAVAPQQYLPDDLLGVRYYEPTDRGFERNITQRLEVIRGILDSGDKK, from the coding sequence ATGGACCTATTTGACGCGACCAATCAGGCGGCCAGCGGAATCCCCGCGGTCAATGCCTCAGCGCCCCTTGCGGTGCGGATGCGTCCGCAAACCTTGGCCGAGGTAGCTGGACAGGAACACCTGCTTGAGCAGGGGTCGCCGCTGCGCAGATTGGTTGAGCCTAGCGATGAGCGGTCACTACGTGCTGCACCCGGGTCGGTCATTTTGTGGGGCCCTCCGGGGACGGGCAAAACGACCCTTGCGTATTTGATCGCCCAGACTTCCGGGCGAAAGTTTGTCGAACTGTCCGCGGTAACCGCTGGGGTCAAGGACGTACGTTTGGTGATTGAGGATGCGCGGCGCCGGTTGGCAACCGGTGGGCTTGAGACGGTGTTGTTCATTGATGAGGTCCACCGATTCTCTAAAACTCAACAGGACGCCCTGCTGCCTTCGGTTGAGAACCGTTGGGTTACGCTCGTTGCCGCCACAACGGAGAACCCCTCGTTCTCGGTGAACTCTCCGTTGCTATCGCGTTCGCTCCTGCTTACGCTGCGGTCCTTGGAAACCAAGGACGTGGCCGCGGTTGTGGACCGGGCACTGACCGATGATCGGGGCCTGGCCAATACCGTCACCCTGAGTGACCCGGCCCGCGAGCATCTGTTGCGGCTGGCCGGGGGAGACGCGCGTAAGTCGCTCACGATTCTCGAAGCCGCGGCCGGTGCGGCTCTCGATGCCCGCCAAGACGAGCAGATTCGGTCCGGTAAGGTCGTCAATATTGACCTCGACACCATGCAGCGCGCAATTGATGTCGCAGCTGTCCAGTATGACCGTGACGGAGATCAGCATTACGACGTCATCTCCGCGTTTATCAAGTCCATGCGCGGTTCCGACGTGGATGCCGCACTGCACTATTTGGCGCGAATGATTGTGGCGGGGGAGGACCCGAGGTTCATTGCCCGGCGGATCATTGTCCACGCCTCGGAAGACGTTGGGATGGCAGACCCGTCCGCGCTGCAAACGGCGATCGCAGCCGCTCAGACGGTCGCGATGATTGGTATGCCCGAGGGTCGGTTTGCTCTCGCCCAGGCCGTGGTCCATATTGCTAGCGCGCCCAAATCCAACCGCAGCCATGACGCTATCAACGCCGCAATTGCTGATGTTCAGGCGGGCAAGATCGGGCAGGTACCCAATCACCTGCGAGACTCCCACTACGCGGGGGCAAAGGCTTTGGGGCACGGGTCCGGTTATAAGTACGCCCACGACTATGATCACGCGGTTGCCCCGCAACAGTATTTGCCGGATGACCTACTTGGGGTGCGATATTACGAGCCGACCGACCGCGGCTTTGAGCGCAACATCACACAGCGGCTTGAGGTCATCAGGGGGATTTTAGATTCCGGTGACAAAAAGTAA